The genomic segment GCGCCAGCTTCGCAACCTCGTCGTGAGTTGCCGAGCGCTGCGGCATCACGTGCACATTATCCGTAACGGGATTGGCCGTCTCGCCCTCCGCGCTCTTCTTCGCCGCTGTTTTCCGCGGCTTGGCTGCTGCTTTAGGCTTATCCGCGCTCGCGGTCTTCGTGGTCCTCTTTTTAGGTGTATCCGTCATTCCTAGTCCTCCAGGAGGGTATTTGCAGCTTTCGAAAGTGCCCTTGCCAGGAGCCCAGACCGCCGTTCGTCGATTGTCGCGATGGCTCTGGCCGGGCGGGGTCTGCTACCCCTATCGAAATCTGCCATTGGGGCCAAACGAACGGGCCGTCCCTCCTAGGATACCGAAAACTGGCTGTCCTCCATACCCCATTGCGAGCCGGGCACCCGGGCGGTAACCTGTCTTTTTTGAGGGAGAGAACGCCCGTCTCCATTTCAATTCAATGACTTAACGGTAAGATTCGTCTTAGAGAGCACGCCTGACTGTACAGGCAACCCGACCAGCACCCCGGCTCGAAAAACTTCCTGTCAGTCCATGTCGATTGCAGCCCTCTCCGCCCGTCATGGGAGTAAAGGCGCTTGAAACGCCTACAATCCCAAACAACGAGGTTTCCCCATGCAATATCTCCTCATGCTTTACTCCGACGAATCCGCCTGGGCCGCCATGTCCCCTGAGCAGCAGCAACAGGGCTACGCAGCCTACCGCGCCTACCGCGATGCGCTCGAGTCGTCCGGAGTTCTGGTCGGCTCCAACCGCCTGCGCCCCGCCACCACCGCAACCACCATCCGCACCACCAACAACAAGCTCCAGGTCCTCGATGGCCCCTTCATCGACTCCAAAGAGTCCCTCGGCGGCTACTTCCTCATCGAGGCCCCCGATCTCGACGCCGCCCTCTCCTGGGCCGCCAAGTGCCCCGGCGCCCACCACGGCTCCATTGAAGTGCGCGCCATCTGGCCGACCGAAACGCCCCAGGTGTACTCTGGCGCTCACGAGGCGACAGTCGCCACTCGATAAATCCCAGCGATCAGGTGGCAGCCCATCCAGCCCCAGGCCACCTGATCACCTGACCACCTGACCACCTGACGAGTCCATGACTCCCGAGACCGCCCACGTCTACCAAACTGCCGAAGCCGCCGCCCGCCACAGCTACAGCAAACTGGTAGCGTGGCTCGCCGCCCGCTCGGGCAACGTAGCCGCGGCAGAAGACGCGCTCTCCGAAGCCTTCGCCTCCGCGCTCCAGACGTGGCCCACGCAGGGCTGCCCGCAAAACCCCGATGCCTGGCTGCTCACCGTCGCCCGTCGCAAGCTCATCGATCAAACTCGCCGTCAACAGCCCGAAGCCGGCCCGGACGAGCTCGACACCATCGCCGCCTCCCTCGACGAAGCCGCCTCCGGCGCGATCCCCGATCGCCGCCTCGGCCTGCTCTTTGCCTGTGCCCACCCGGCCATCGAAGCCTCCATCCGCGCGCCGCTCATGCTCCAGGTAGTCCTCGGCCTTGAAGCCGCGCAGATCGCATCGGCCTTCCTCATGTCGCCCGCCGCCATGAGCCAGCGCCTGGTCCGCGCCAAAACCAAAATCCGGCAGGCCGGAATTCCCTTCCACATCCCCGAACGGGAGCAGATGCCCGAGCGCCTCGAAGCCGTCCTCGACGCCATCTACGCCGCCTTCTCCGAGGGCTGGCAGGACCCAGCCGGAACCGACCCCGCGCGCCGCGAACTCGCCGAAGAAGCCATCTACCTCTGCCGCATCGTCACGGACCTGCTGCCTTCCGAACCCGAAGCCTTCGGCCTCCTCGCCCTCATGCTCTACGCCGAAGCCCGCCGCGCCGCCCGCCGCAATCCCGCCGGCGAGTTCGTCCCCCTCCGCGACCAGAACACCGCCCTCTGGGACACGCGCATGATCGACCACGCCGAGGCCGCCCTCCTCCACGCCAGCCGCTCCGGCCGCATCGGTCGCTACCAGCTTGAGGCGGCCATCCAGTCGGCGCATGTCGAGCGTCATCGCACCGGCGTCACCAACTGGCCCGCCATCCTCACCCTCTACAACGCGCTCTTCGCTATCACCGGCTCGCCGGTTGCCGCGCTCAACCGCGCCCTCGCCCTCGCTGAAGTCGCCATCGGCCCCGAAACCGGCCCCCAGGCCGCACTCCACACCCTTGACGACCTCGCCGCCGACCCCCGCCTTCTCGATTACCAGCCCTACTGGGCCGCCCGCGCCGACCTGCTCGCCCGCACCGGCCACCCCTCCGAAGCCACCCAGGCCTTCGAGCGCGCCATCGCCCTCGAACACGACCCCGCCGTCCGCAGCTTCCTCGACCGCCGTCGCGCCGCTGTCAGCTTGGTGGCCACGACCGACTAGTTCGATTCCGGCCCTCGACGGACCTGAGCTCTCCCGTGCTCCATCCTGTCACCTCGCCGGGGGGCCCATCGACAGGTCTTCGTCGATGGATGGTTGCGGGCGACAGGGCGGAAACCACTGAAGCCCACCCAGCGAGAATGGCGGCGAAGCCGCAGTGGCCGCACCGCAGGTGCATTTGCGGCCCCCCAAGCACATCGTCTACGATTGCCCCAGTTTGGTGGCCCACCTTCCGCATGCACGGAGCCTGCCCATGACAAGGTCCACGCTGTCCTGTTTTGCCTTTTTTGGCCTGCTCGTTTCATCCCCGCTCTTCTCGCAGGCCCCCCAGCCCACTCCGGCTCTTCCGCCCACCACGCAGACCGCGCCACCTCAGGCCCAGGCCCCCCCACCCCCTCCCGTCCCGCCCGACGCCCCCTACAAAAACGCCGCCCTCCCCGTCGAGCAGCGCGTTTCCGATCTGCTCTCCCGCATGACCCTCGACGAGAAAATCTCCATGCTCGCCGGCTCCGGTTGGATGGAATCCATGCCCGTCGCGCGCCTCGGCATCCCCGCCATCAAAATGGCCGACGGCCCCATGGGCGTTCGCTCCTGGCTCGGCAGCTCCGCTATGACCTCCGCGTCCAACGCGCCCACCAAGATTGAATCCACCTCCTTCCCCTCCGGCGTCTGCATGGGCGCCACCTGGGACGCCCCCCTCGTCCAGAAGGAAGGCCAGGCCATCGCCCAGGAGACCAAAGCCCTCGGCCGCGACATGATCCTCGGCCCCACCGTCAACATCAACCGCCAGCCGCTCTGGGGACGCAACTTCGAAGGCTACGGCGAGGACCCCTATCTCTCCGGCAAGCTCGGCGTCGCCTACATCCGCGGCGTGCAGGGCGAAGGCGTCATCCCCAGCCTCAAGCACTTCGTCGCCAATAACGAGGAGTTCGAGCGCCACCGCATCAACGAAACCATCAGCGAGCGCGCCCTCCACGAAATCTACCTGCCCGCCTTCAAAGCTGGAGTGCAGCA from the Occallatibacter riparius genome contains:
- a CDS encoding DUF2934 domain-containing protein, which gives rise to MTDTPKKRTTKTASADKPKAAAKPRKTAAKKSAEGETANPVTDNVHVMPQRSATHDEVAKLAHKYWQERGGNHGYHMEDWFRAEQELRGKAS
- a CDS encoding YciI family protein, translated to MQYLLMLYSDESAWAAMSPEQQQQGYAAYRAYRDALESSGVLVGSNRLRPATTATTIRTTNNKLQVLDGPFIDSKESLGGYFLIEAPDLDAALSWAAKCPGAHHGSIEVRAIWPTETPQVYSGAHEATVATR
- a CDS encoding RNA polymerase sigma factor, which gives rise to MLQVVLGLEAAQIASAFLMSPAAMSQRLVRAKTKIRQAGIPFHIPEREQMPERLEAVLDAIYAAFSEGWQDPAGTDPARRELAEEAIYLCRIVTDLLPSEPEAFGLLALMLYAEARRAARRNPAGEFVPLRDQNTALWDTRMIDHAEAALLHASRSGRIGRYQLEAAIQSAHVERHRTGVTNWPAILTLYNALFAITGSPVAALNRALALAEVAIGPETGPQAALHTLDDLAADPRLLDYQPYWAARADLLARTGHPSEATQAFERAIALEHDPAVRSFLDRRRAAVSLVATTD